A section of the Microbacterium forte genome encodes:
- a CDS encoding lysophospholipid acyltransferase family protein, whose amino-acid sequence MFYWLMKYVAIGPVVKAIFRPWVVGRANIPANGAAILASNHLSFADSIFLPLMIDRPMSFLAKSDYFTGRGLKGWATKFFMKATGQIPIDRSGGKASEASLNTGLQVLGRGDLLGIYPEGTRSPDGRLYRGRTGIARMAMEAKVPVVPVIMVDTDTAMPIGQRLPRVVRVGIVIGEPLDFSRYAGMENDRYILRSVTDEIMVALQRLGEQQYDDVYASSVKDRLPARVTQRS is encoded by the coding sequence ATGTTCTACTGGCTGATGAAGTACGTGGCGATCGGCCCTGTGGTCAAAGCGATATTCCGACCATGGGTGGTCGGGCGCGCGAACATTCCGGCCAACGGTGCCGCGATCCTCGCCAGCAACCACCTGTCGTTCGCCGACTCGATCTTCCTTCCGCTGATGATCGATCGCCCCATGTCGTTCCTCGCGAAGAGCGACTACTTCACCGGACGCGGGCTCAAGGGCTGGGCCACCAAGTTCTTCATGAAGGCCACAGGGCAGATCCCGATCGACCGTTCGGGTGGCAAGGCCTCGGAGGCCTCTCTGAACACCGGTCTGCAGGTGCTCGGCCGCGGGGACCTGCTCGGCATCTATCCCGAAGGAACGCGAAGCCCTGACGGAAGGCTCTATCGAGGTCGCACCGGGATCGCGCGGATGGCCATGGAGGCGAAGGTCCCCGTGGTTCCCGTGATCATGGTCGACACCGACACCGCGATGCCGATCGGGCAGCGTCTGCCGCGAGTGGTGAGGGTCGGGATCGTCATCGGCGAACCCCTGGACTTCTCCCGGTACGCGGGTATGGAGAACGACCGCTACATCCTGCGGTCCGTCACAGACGAGATCATGGTGGCACTCCAGCGACTGGGTGAGCAGCAGTACGACGATGTGTACGCGTCGAGCGTGAAGGACAGGCTTCCCGCCCGCGTCACACAGCGCTCCTGA
- a CDS encoding class II 3-deoxy-7-phosphoheptulonate synthase — translation MLQHHIDALDAWRSLPIKQQPQWLDAERVSEVSAQISTLPPLVFAGEVDNLRDRLARAASGKAFLLQGGDCAETFAGATADQIRNRIKTVLQMAVVLTYGASMPIVKMGRMAGQFAKPRSSDTETRGDVTLPAYRGDIVNGYDFTEASRRADPGRLLQGYHTAASTLNLIRAFTQGGFADLREVHSWNKGFAQNPANQRYERMAAEIDRAIKFMEAAGADFDELTRVEFFTGHEGLLMDYERPMTRIDSRTDTPFNTSAHFLWIGERTRELDGAHVDYFSKIRNPIGVKLGPTTTPETALALIDKLDPNREPGRLTFITRMGAGKIRDALPPLLEAVRDSGAQPLWVTDPMHGNGITTPTGYKTRRFDDVVDEVRGFFEAHRAVGTFPGGIHVELTGDDVTECLGGSEHIDEAALATRYESLCDPRLNHMQSLELAFLVAEELEKR, via the coding sequence ATGCTCCAGCACCACATCGACGCGCTTGATGCGTGGCGTTCGCTCCCGATCAAGCAGCAGCCCCAGTGGCTCGACGCCGAGCGTGTCTCCGAGGTCTCCGCGCAGATCTCGACGCTTCCGCCCCTGGTGTTCGCAGGTGAGGTCGACAACCTCCGCGATCGTCTCGCGCGCGCAGCGTCCGGCAAGGCGTTCCTCCTTCAGGGCGGCGACTGCGCAGAGACGTTCGCGGGCGCCACCGCCGATCAGATCCGCAACCGCATCAAGACCGTCCTGCAGATGGCGGTCGTGCTCACGTATGGCGCGTCGATGCCCATCGTGAAGATGGGCCGCATGGCAGGCCAGTTCGCCAAGCCGCGGTCGAGCGACACCGAGACCCGCGGGGACGTGACGCTTCCCGCATACCGTGGCGACATCGTGAACGGCTACGACTTCACCGAGGCGTCTCGGCGAGCCGATCCGGGCCGTCTGCTTCAGGGCTACCACACCGCTGCGTCGACGTTGAACCTGATCCGCGCGTTCACCCAGGGTGGCTTCGCCGACCTGCGCGAGGTGCACTCGTGGAACAAGGGCTTCGCGCAGAACCCGGCCAACCAGCGCTACGAGCGCATGGCAGCCGAGATCGACCGGGCCATCAAGTTCATGGAGGCGGCCGGAGCCGACTTCGACGAGCTCACCCGCGTCGAGTTCTTCACGGGCCACGAGGGCCTGCTGATGGACTACGAGCGCCCGATGACCCGCATCGACTCGCGCACGGACACCCCCTTCAACACCTCGGCGCACTTCCTGTGGATCGGTGAGCGCACGCGCGAGCTCGACGGCGCGCACGTCGACTACTTCTCCAAGATCCGCAACCCCATCGGCGTCAAGCTCGGTCCGACCACGACGCCGGAGACCGCTCTCGCACTGATCGACAAGCTCGACCCGAACCGCGAACCGGGGCGTCTGACGTTCATCACGCGCATGGGTGCGGGCAAGATCCGCGACGCCCTGCCGCCGCTGCTCGAGGCCGTCCGTGATTCGGGCGCGCAGCCGCTGTGGGTCACCGACCCGATGCACGGCAACGGGATCACGACCCCCACCGGCTACAAGACGCGTCGCTTCGACGATGTGGTCGACGAGGTGCGTGGCTTCTTCGAGGCGCACCGCGCGGTCGGGACGTTCCCCGGCGGAATCCATGTCGAGCTCACCGGCGACGACGTCACCGAGTGCCTCGGAGGATCCGAGCACATCGACGAGGCTGCACTGGCGACCCGCTACGAGAGCCTCTGCGATCCTCGCCTCAACCACATGCAGTCGCTGGAACTGGCGTTCCTCGTGGCGGAAGAG